The following coding sequences are from one Macaca mulatta isolate MMU2019108-1 chromosome 7, T2T-MMU8v2.0, whole genome shotgun sequence window:
- the CTXND1 gene encoding cortexin domain-containing 1 protein, giving the protein MEEPTPEPVYVDVDKGLTLACFVFLCLFLVVMIIRCAKVIMDPYSAIPTSTWEEQHLDD; this is encoded by the coding sequence ATGGAGGAGCCCACGCCCGAGCCCGTCTACGTCGACGTGGACAAAGGGCTGACCTTGGCCTGCTTCGtcttcctctgcctcttccttGTCGTGATGATCATCCGCTGTGCCAAGGTCATCATGGACCCTTACAGCGCCATCCCCACATCCACCTGGGAGGAGCAGCACCTGGACGACTGA